One window of the Solanum stenotomum isolate F172 chromosome 11, ASM1918654v1, whole genome shotgun sequence genome contains the following:
- the LOC125845440 gene encoding uncharacterized protein LOC125845440 isoform X1: MMIRDKILKLHHRHKSSSSFSEKSGHRFDFSFSNLQARQVPKGWDKLSLSLISVETGKTVSKSGKASVRNGNCKWTETWSQSMWITPDDISNNQEQFPLKFIVTMGSARSSILGEASVNLARFRDAKAFTPVSLPLKKCNHGTVLQLEIKCLTSIRDNESKDMPFYAEEENMEYNNMEMKSEETSLPRLSSYHSFASTEDSLGRESFSSQSDSNRHGNLIIGRQESIDSRSSASCGSYSFCESPKSYNSPYNLMISGSGKNAQNQKDDFKQFSHDNTTSVQLSASSRNSLQAKDTTSKELIAEAMMWEQNAQSLKTDLEMSRKEFADQSQQIENLKMELCSLGTERDGSMQEIKHLEILLQESMEKEKSTESLMLRVRDMDSVEKILKEELRIQKESNDDMSFQLSKTQESNIQLVSILQEMEETVEKQKLEIKNLLEVKSNSENQQNLEDKLQQLQESQKNLENTTLHLEKIIREKTHEIELERDHRTQALIDCEEKWKNRSREQEEEITYLKAELSRLLSAEDSKTSEIKAEADCDLIKENETLKERLQELERDCKELTEENLELLYKLKSKGTSSISDPILRSSSVDHQLSQQSPSGSESKQKTCDQEENLALEFHSQVRDNALRPNAEINSCCVEVQEQDQRTEVAAMPSECQQEGDCQDRFTHKNVPIIFQSSESGHIEDIYTLLNTLCHPAKDEQANAVLKNFQLLRCRLALYLDGSQHIEDEPKTTLKDACEVQDEEKDDLPKENTPCSCCERLEDLNKVLEGKIQNLSSDSLAKNSEILELKTKCLKKDVEIEALRHQQTDLSTQISDLQMSKCLMEERMENMQQELSATSNSLNISTNGLMFLDQCICGSVSKMTYEMKSLELESDKYELELNLHELEKENVDLSERVSGLEAQLRHLTDAMEFNRLELQNSGNRVVSLESKIRKLEHQKESQKLDMKEQLMEMQKRWLDAQEECEYLKKVNPKLQATTESLMEECCLLQNLNAELRQQKLKLHVSHNVLEAELRKSQHSFSTCLKRIESLEANFSSVMEEIESKEKILKFKLDDLHLQTKEHGEKFLVEGCTLHEMSPENIVEVEKFQEQVQSLMIEMSDLMSELGTSKAKEGTLAANCDKLLRMMEHLVSSEAKLKCTINELESKLLSSECQMLQMAEENSSLKIQLHTLPLLQEEVLSLKEALSGMKFESERTQVTLLLKYGDCEELKEEKASLLQEITCMQKEVAEAEKCKYKTIALEEKVLRLEGDLTAKEVMCTKVSELKNELCQLRRANSQLLWQIKSLQFEKENCLKQVTSLEEKLSKKRPHNQREDDDTIPTLDELKFSEVEEENFSKHQHEIITQSLQSDKYLKVQKIQGNSQQDGNKESNYYRDLQGTLAKSVSVNQFPGDTVAQTLDSNYIHESHLISLPSKGRDNNVQKVSQLESELQEIRDRYLNISLKYAEVEDQREQLVMTLKAIHDQKTATGYRSLSSFW; encoded by the exons GTACCTAAAGGATGGGACAAACTTTCCCTCTCTCTTATCTCTGTGGAAACAGGGAAAACAGTCAGCAAATCAGGGAAAGCCTCAGTACGAAATGGTAATTGCAAATGGACAGAAACATGGTCACAGTCCATGTGGATTACCCCAGATGATATTTCAAACAACCAAGAACAATTCCCTCTTAAGTTTATTGTAACAATG GGATCTGCAAGATCTAGCATTCTCGGAGAGGCTTCTGTAAATCTTGCTCGCTTCAGGGATGCAAAAGCTTTTACTCCAGTTTCCTTACCTTTGAAAAAATGTAACCATGGCACAGTTCTACAA CTGGAGATCAAGTGTCTGACATCAATCAG GGATAATGAATCCAAAGACATGCCCTTCTATGCTGAAGAAGAGAACATGGAATACAATAACATGGAAATGAAATCAGAG GAAACAAGCCTCCCACGGCTGAGTTCATATCATAGCTTTGCCTCTACAGAGGATTCATTGGGCAGAGAAAGCTTTTCATCCCAAAGTGACTCAAATAGGCATGGTAACCTCATAATTGGTAGACAAGAATCAATTGATTCCAGGAGTAGTGCATCCTGTGGTTCTTACTCTTTTTGTGAATCACCCAAATCGTACAACTCTCCCTATAATTTAATGATCTCAGGATCAGGAAAGAATGCTCAAAATCAAAAAGATGATTTCAAACAGTTCTCACATGATAACACGACATCAGTGCAACTTTCTGCTTCCTCTAGAAACTCCTTACAAGCCAAAGATACTACCAGTAAAGAACTAATTGCAGAGGCCATGATGTGGGAACAAAATGCTCAAAGCTTAAAGACTGACTTGGAAATGTCAAGGAAGGAGTTTGCTGATCAGTCACAGCAGATAGAAAACCTTAAGATGGAGCTTTGTTCATTGGGTACAGAACGTGATGGATCGATGCAAGAAATCAAACACCTTGAGATCCTTTTACAAGAATCCatggaaaaggaaaaatcaaCTGAGAGTTTAatgctcagagtcagagatatgGATAGTGTtgaaaagattttaaaagaGGAACTTAGGATTCAAAAAGAATCAAATGACGATATGTCTTTCCAgctaagtaaaactcaagaatCAAATATTCAACTAGTCTCTATTCTGCAGGAGATGGAAGAAACTGTTGAAAAGCAGAAATTGGAGATTAAGAACCTTTTAGAAGTAAAGTCGAATTCTGAGAACCAACAGAACCTAGAGGACAAGCTTCAACAGTTGCAAGAATCACAGAAAAATCTGGAAAACACCACTCTCCATCTGGAGAAAATCATCAGGGAGAAAACTCATGAGATTGAACTTGAACGAGATCACAGGACTCAGGCTCTTATAGATTgtgaagaaaaatggaaaaataggTCAAGAGAACAAGAAGAGGAAATTACTTATTTGAAGGCAGAGTTATCCAGACTTTTAAGTGCCGAGGACTCCAAGACAAGTGAGATCAAAGCTGAAGCTGACTGTGATCTGATCAAGGAAAATGAGACTCTCAAGGAAAGACTCCAGGAACTTGAGAGAGATTGCAAGGAGCTGACCGAAGAAAATCTGGAACTTCTGTACAAACTGAAATCAAAGGGAACTTCCTCTATCAGTGATCCCATTTTAAGATCATCTTCCGTTGACCATCAACTAAGTCAACAATCACCTAGTGGTTCTGAAAGTAAGCAGAAAACCTGTGATCAGGAAGAAAACTTAGCTCTGGAGTTTCACTCACAAGTTAGGGACAATGCTTTGAGGCCAAATGCTGAAATCAACTCATGTTGCGTTGAAGTACAAGAACAAGATCAGAGAACTGAGGTTGCTGCAATGCCATCAGAATGTCAGCAGGAAGGAGATTGTCAAGATCGTTTCACTCATAAAAATGTACCCATAATATTTCAGAGTTCCGAGTCAGGACATATTGAAGATATCTATACCCTACTCAACACATTAT GTCATCCCGCTAAAGACGAGCAAGCTAATGCAGTGTTGAAAAATTTCCAGTTATTGAGGTGCAGGTTGGCTCTATATCTTGATGGTAGTCAACATATTGAGGATGAACCCAAAACAACATTAAAGGATGCATGTGAAGTTCAAGATGAGGAAAAGGATGACCTTCCAAAGGAAAATACTCCTTGTTCTTGCTGTGAAAGGCTTGAGGATTTAAATAAGGTGCTAGAGGgcaagattcaaaatttaagtaGTGATAGTTTAGCTAAGAACTCGGAGATACTGGAGCTGAAGacaaaatgtttgaaaaaggATGTAGAGATCGAAGCGCTAAGGCATCAACAGACTGATTTGAGTACTCAAATCTCTGATCTCCAGATGAGTAAATGTCTGATGGAGGAGAGAATGGAAAACATGCAACAAGAACTTAGTGCCACCTCCAATTCTTTAAACATTTCCACAAATGGTTTGATGTTTCTTGATCAATGTATTTGTGGAAGTGTCTCTAAAATGACGTACGAAATGAAATCATTAGAGCTAGAGAGTGATAAGTATGAGTTAGAACTTAATTTGCATGAATTAGAGAAAGAAAATGTAGATCTGTCAGAACGAGTATCAGGATTGGAAGCTCAACTAAGGCATTTGACTGATGCAATGGAATTCAATCGTTTGGAACTGCAGAATTCTGGTAATCGTGTTGTGAGCCTTGAGAGCAAGATTAGAAAATTAGAACATCAAAAGGAGTCACAAAAGCTCGATATGAAAGAACAGTTGATGGAGATGCAAAAGCGATGGTTAGATGCTCAAGAAGAGTGCGAGTATCTGAAGAAAGTAAATCCAAAGCTCCAAGCAACAACAGAAAGTCTTATGGAAGAGTGTTGTTTGCTTCAAAACTTGAATGCAGAACTAAggcaacaaaaattaaaattacatgtGAGCCATAATGTTTTGGAAGCAGAATTGAGGAAATCTCAGCATTCTTTCTCCACCTGTTTGAAAAGGATAGAGTCTTTAGAAGCTAACTTTTCTTCAGTGATGGAAGAGATTGAATCAAAAGAGAAGATCCTTAAGTTCAAACTTGACGATCTCCACCTACAAACTAAAGAGCATGGAGAGAAATTTCTTGTAGAAGGGTGCACTCTGCATGAAATGTCTCCGGAGAACATAGTTGAAGTCGAAAAGTTTCAAGAACAGGTACAATCCCTGATGATAGAGATGTCAGATCTTATGAGTGAACTTGGTACTTCCAAAGCCAAGGAGGGAACTTTGGCAGCTAATTGTGATAAGCTACTGAGGATGATGGAACATCTTGTATCCAGTGAAGCAAAGCTTAAATGCACCATTAATGAGCTTGAGTCAAAACTACTGTCTTCTGAATGTCAAATGCTGCAAATGGCTGAAGAGAATTCTAGCCTAAAGATTCAACTGCATACATTACCATTACTTCAGGAGGAAGTTTTGTCTCTTAAAGAAGCACTATCTGGGATGAAGTTTGAAAGTGAGAGAACACAAGTTACACTGCTGTTGAAATATGGAGATTGTGAAGAGTTGAAGGAAGAGAAGGCATCATTACTTCAGGAAATCACCTGCATGCAGAAGGAAGTGGCGGAAGCAGAAAAATGCAAATACAAGACAATTGCACTAGAGGAGAAAGTTCTGAGGCTGGAAGGAGACTTAACAGCAAAAGAAGTAATGTGTACGAAAGTTTCCGAGCTGAAAAATGAGCTTTGCCAGCTTAGAAGAGCAAATAGCCAACTTCTGTGGCAAATAAAATCCCTTCAATTCGAGAAAGAGAACTGCTTGAAGCAAGTCACATCCCTCGAGGAAAAATTGTCGAAAAAACGACCACACAACCAAAGAGAGGATGATGATACCATTCCTACTCTAGATGAGCTGAAGTTTTCAGAG GTAGAGGAAGAGAACTTCAGCAAGCATCAgcatgagataattactcaatcTCTTCAATCAGATAAATACTTGAAAGTTCAGAAGATTCAAGGCAACTCTCAACAG GATGGAAACAAAGAAAGCAATTACTACAGAGATCTTCAAGGGACTCTTGCCAAAAGTGTATCAGTGAACCAATTTCCAGGCGATACAGTAGCTCAGACTTTAGACAGCAATTATATCCATGAATCCCATCTAATTAG
- the LOC125845440 gene encoding uncharacterized protein LOC125845440 isoform X2, translating to MPFYAEEENMEYNNMEMKSEETSLPRLSSYHSFASTEDSLGRESFSSQSDSNRHGNLIIGRQESIDSRSSASCGSYSFCESPKSYNSPYNLMISGSGKNAQNQKDDFKQFSHDNTTSVQLSASSRNSLQAKDTTSKELIAEAMMWEQNAQSLKTDLEMSRKEFADQSQQIENLKMELCSLGTERDGSMQEIKHLEILLQESMEKEKSTESLMLRVRDMDSVEKILKEELRIQKESNDDMSFQLSKTQESNIQLVSILQEMEETVEKQKLEIKNLLEVKSNSENQQNLEDKLQQLQESQKNLENTTLHLEKIIREKTHEIELERDHRTQALIDCEEKWKNRSREQEEEITYLKAELSRLLSAEDSKTSEIKAEADCDLIKENETLKERLQELERDCKELTEENLELLYKLKSKGTSSISDPILRSSSVDHQLSQQSPSGSESKQKTCDQEENLALEFHSQVRDNALRPNAEINSCCVEVQEQDQRTEVAAMPSECQQEGDCQDRFTHKNVPIIFQSSESGHIEDIYTLLNTLCHPAKDEQANAVLKNFQLLRCRLALYLDGSQHIEDEPKTTLKDACEVQDEEKDDLPKENTPCSCCERLEDLNKVLEGKIQNLSSDSLAKNSEILELKTKCLKKDVEIEALRHQQTDLSTQISDLQMSKCLMEERMENMQQELSATSNSLNISTNGLMFLDQCICGSVSKMTYEMKSLELESDKYELELNLHELEKENVDLSERVSGLEAQLRHLTDAMEFNRLELQNSGNRVVSLESKIRKLEHQKESQKLDMKEQLMEMQKRWLDAQEECEYLKKVNPKLQATTESLMEECCLLQNLNAELRQQKLKLHVSHNVLEAELRKSQHSFSTCLKRIESLEANFSSVMEEIESKEKILKFKLDDLHLQTKEHGEKFLVEGCTLHEMSPENIVEVEKFQEQVQSLMIEMSDLMSELGTSKAKEGTLAANCDKLLRMMEHLVSSEAKLKCTINELESKLLSSECQMLQMAEENSSLKIQLHTLPLLQEEVLSLKEALSGMKFESERTQVTLLLKYGDCEELKEEKASLLQEITCMQKEVAEAEKCKYKTIALEEKVLRLEGDLTAKEVMCTKVSELKNELCQLRRANSQLLWQIKSLQFEKENCLKQVTSLEEKLSKKRPHNQREDDDTIPTLDELKFSEVEEENFSKHQHEIITQSLQSDKYLKVQKIQGNSQQDGNKESNYYRDLQGTLAKSVSVNQFPGDTVAQTLDSNYIHESHLISLPSKGRDNNVQKVSQLESELQEIRDRYLNISLKYAEVEDQREQLVMTLKAIHDQKTATGYRSLSSFW from the exons ATGCCCTTCTATGCTGAAGAAGAGAACATGGAATACAATAACATGGAAATGAAATCAGAG GAAACAAGCCTCCCACGGCTGAGTTCATATCATAGCTTTGCCTCTACAGAGGATTCATTGGGCAGAGAAAGCTTTTCATCCCAAAGTGACTCAAATAGGCATGGTAACCTCATAATTGGTAGACAAGAATCAATTGATTCCAGGAGTAGTGCATCCTGTGGTTCTTACTCTTTTTGTGAATCACCCAAATCGTACAACTCTCCCTATAATTTAATGATCTCAGGATCAGGAAAGAATGCTCAAAATCAAAAAGATGATTTCAAACAGTTCTCACATGATAACACGACATCAGTGCAACTTTCTGCTTCCTCTAGAAACTCCTTACAAGCCAAAGATACTACCAGTAAAGAACTAATTGCAGAGGCCATGATGTGGGAACAAAATGCTCAAAGCTTAAAGACTGACTTGGAAATGTCAAGGAAGGAGTTTGCTGATCAGTCACAGCAGATAGAAAACCTTAAGATGGAGCTTTGTTCATTGGGTACAGAACGTGATGGATCGATGCAAGAAATCAAACACCTTGAGATCCTTTTACAAGAATCCatggaaaaggaaaaatcaaCTGAGAGTTTAatgctcagagtcagagatatgGATAGTGTtgaaaagattttaaaagaGGAACTTAGGATTCAAAAAGAATCAAATGACGATATGTCTTTCCAgctaagtaaaactcaagaatCAAATATTCAACTAGTCTCTATTCTGCAGGAGATGGAAGAAACTGTTGAAAAGCAGAAATTGGAGATTAAGAACCTTTTAGAAGTAAAGTCGAATTCTGAGAACCAACAGAACCTAGAGGACAAGCTTCAACAGTTGCAAGAATCACAGAAAAATCTGGAAAACACCACTCTCCATCTGGAGAAAATCATCAGGGAGAAAACTCATGAGATTGAACTTGAACGAGATCACAGGACTCAGGCTCTTATAGATTgtgaagaaaaatggaaaaataggTCAAGAGAACAAGAAGAGGAAATTACTTATTTGAAGGCAGAGTTATCCAGACTTTTAAGTGCCGAGGACTCCAAGACAAGTGAGATCAAAGCTGAAGCTGACTGTGATCTGATCAAGGAAAATGAGACTCTCAAGGAAAGACTCCAGGAACTTGAGAGAGATTGCAAGGAGCTGACCGAAGAAAATCTGGAACTTCTGTACAAACTGAAATCAAAGGGAACTTCCTCTATCAGTGATCCCATTTTAAGATCATCTTCCGTTGACCATCAACTAAGTCAACAATCACCTAGTGGTTCTGAAAGTAAGCAGAAAACCTGTGATCAGGAAGAAAACTTAGCTCTGGAGTTTCACTCACAAGTTAGGGACAATGCTTTGAGGCCAAATGCTGAAATCAACTCATGTTGCGTTGAAGTACAAGAACAAGATCAGAGAACTGAGGTTGCTGCAATGCCATCAGAATGTCAGCAGGAAGGAGATTGTCAAGATCGTTTCACTCATAAAAATGTACCCATAATATTTCAGAGTTCCGAGTCAGGACATATTGAAGATATCTATACCCTACTCAACACATTAT GTCATCCCGCTAAAGACGAGCAAGCTAATGCAGTGTTGAAAAATTTCCAGTTATTGAGGTGCAGGTTGGCTCTATATCTTGATGGTAGTCAACATATTGAGGATGAACCCAAAACAACATTAAAGGATGCATGTGAAGTTCAAGATGAGGAAAAGGATGACCTTCCAAAGGAAAATACTCCTTGTTCTTGCTGTGAAAGGCTTGAGGATTTAAATAAGGTGCTAGAGGgcaagattcaaaatttaagtaGTGATAGTTTAGCTAAGAACTCGGAGATACTGGAGCTGAAGacaaaatgtttgaaaaaggATGTAGAGATCGAAGCGCTAAGGCATCAACAGACTGATTTGAGTACTCAAATCTCTGATCTCCAGATGAGTAAATGTCTGATGGAGGAGAGAATGGAAAACATGCAACAAGAACTTAGTGCCACCTCCAATTCTTTAAACATTTCCACAAATGGTTTGATGTTTCTTGATCAATGTATTTGTGGAAGTGTCTCTAAAATGACGTACGAAATGAAATCATTAGAGCTAGAGAGTGATAAGTATGAGTTAGAACTTAATTTGCATGAATTAGAGAAAGAAAATGTAGATCTGTCAGAACGAGTATCAGGATTGGAAGCTCAACTAAGGCATTTGACTGATGCAATGGAATTCAATCGTTTGGAACTGCAGAATTCTGGTAATCGTGTTGTGAGCCTTGAGAGCAAGATTAGAAAATTAGAACATCAAAAGGAGTCACAAAAGCTCGATATGAAAGAACAGTTGATGGAGATGCAAAAGCGATGGTTAGATGCTCAAGAAGAGTGCGAGTATCTGAAGAAAGTAAATCCAAAGCTCCAAGCAACAACAGAAAGTCTTATGGAAGAGTGTTGTTTGCTTCAAAACTTGAATGCAGAACTAAggcaacaaaaattaaaattacatgtGAGCCATAATGTTTTGGAAGCAGAATTGAGGAAATCTCAGCATTCTTTCTCCACCTGTTTGAAAAGGATAGAGTCTTTAGAAGCTAACTTTTCTTCAGTGATGGAAGAGATTGAATCAAAAGAGAAGATCCTTAAGTTCAAACTTGACGATCTCCACCTACAAACTAAAGAGCATGGAGAGAAATTTCTTGTAGAAGGGTGCACTCTGCATGAAATGTCTCCGGAGAACATAGTTGAAGTCGAAAAGTTTCAAGAACAGGTACAATCCCTGATGATAGAGATGTCAGATCTTATGAGTGAACTTGGTACTTCCAAAGCCAAGGAGGGAACTTTGGCAGCTAATTGTGATAAGCTACTGAGGATGATGGAACATCTTGTATCCAGTGAAGCAAAGCTTAAATGCACCATTAATGAGCTTGAGTCAAAACTACTGTCTTCTGAATGTCAAATGCTGCAAATGGCTGAAGAGAATTCTAGCCTAAAGATTCAACTGCATACATTACCATTACTTCAGGAGGAAGTTTTGTCTCTTAAAGAAGCACTATCTGGGATGAAGTTTGAAAGTGAGAGAACACAAGTTACACTGCTGTTGAAATATGGAGATTGTGAAGAGTTGAAGGAAGAGAAGGCATCATTACTTCAGGAAATCACCTGCATGCAGAAGGAAGTGGCGGAAGCAGAAAAATGCAAATACAAGACAATTGCACTAGAGGAGAAAGTTCTGAGGCTGGAAGGAGACTTAACAGCAAAAGAAGTAATGTGTACGAAAGTTTCCGAGCTGAAAAATGAGCTTTGCCAGCTTAGAAGAGCAAATAGCCAACTTCTGTGGCAAATAAAATCCCTTCAATTCGAGAAAGAGAACTGCTTGAAGCAAGTCACATCCCTCGAGGAAAAATTGTCGAAAAAACGACCACACAACCAAAGAGAGGATGATGATACCATTCCTACTCTAGATGAGCTGAAGTTTTCAGAG GTAGAGGAAGAGAACTTCAGCAAGCATCAgcatgagataattactcaatcTCTTCAATCAGATAAATACTTGAAAGTTCAGAAGATTCAAGGCAACTCTCAACAG GATGGAAACAAAGAAAGCAATTACTACAGAGATCTTCAAGGGACTCTTGCCAAAAGTGTATCAGTGAACCAATTTCCAGGCGATACAGTAGCTCAGACTTTAGACAGCAATTATATCCATGAATCCCATCTAATTAG